From Flavobacterium alkalisoli, the proteins below share one genomic window:
- the dnaB gene encoding replicative DNA helicase — protein MENIRNVNPVKVDKTAIINLEKGKLPPQALDLEEAVLGAMMIDKKGVDEVIDILQPDAFYKEAHKNIFEAIVQLFNDTQPIDLLTVSAQLKKNGKLDLSGGDFYLIQLTQKISSSAHIEFHSRIILQKFIQRSLIKISSEIIEEAYDETTDIFDLLDQAESKLYEVTQGNIKRSSETAQSLVIQAKKRIEEIAGKEGLSGVATGFHDLDKLTSGWQPSDLIIIAARPGMGKTAFVLSMARNIAIDFNHGVAVFSLEMSSVQLITRLISSETGLSSEKLRTGKLEKHEWEQLSIKVKNLEKAPLYIDDTPSLSIFDLRAKARRLASQYGIRMIIIDYLQLMTAGGAAGKNGGNREQEISTISRNLKALAKELNVPVIALSQLSRAVETRGSSKRPLLSDLRESGAIEQDADIVSFIYRPEYYKIDEWDDEERSPTQGQAEFIVAKHRNGGLDNIRLKFVGSLGKFDNLDDFGSPFDELPSSMNDNDSTSFIKNLPSANDAFGSNMNSGGGAHDDDDVPF, from the coding sequence ATGGAAAACATCAGGAACGTAAACCCGGTAAAAGTTGATAAAACTGCTATTATCAACTTAGAGAAAGGCAAGCTCCCACCGCAGGCGCTGGACCTTGAGGAGGCTGTTTTAGGTGCCATGATGATAGATAAAAAAGGTGTAGACGAGGTAATAGATATATTACAGCCCGATGCCTTTTATAAGGAGGCCCACAAGAACATTTTTGAGGCCATCGTACAGTTATTTAACGACACACAGCCAATTGACTTATTAACAGTGTCCGCTCAGTTAAAAAAGAACGGAAAACTGGATTTGTCCGGCGGAGATTTTTATCTTATTCAGCTTACGCAAAAGATATCGTCTTCGGCTCACATTGAGTTTCACTCAAGAATCATTTTACAAAAATTCATTCAGCGAAGCCTTATTAAAATCTCAAGTGAGATTATTGAAGAGGCTTATGACGAGACAACAGATATTTTTGACCTGTTAGACCAGGCAGAATCTAAACTGTATGAAGTTACCCAAGGTAACATTAAAAGAAGTTCTGAAACGGCACAAAGCTTAGTTATACAGGCAAAGAAACGTATTGAGGAAATTGCGGGCAAAGAAGGTTTGAGTGGTGTTGCTACCGGCTTTCATGACCTTGATAAGCTTACATCGGGATGGCAGCCCAGTGACCTTATCATTATTGCGGCAAGGCCCGGTATGGGTAAAACCGCATTCGTACTTTCTATGGCGCGTAATATTGCAATCGATTTTAACCACGGTGTTGCGGTATTCTCGCTGGAGATGTCTTCGGTACAGCTTATTACACGTTTGATTTCGAGTGAAACAGGACTTTCTTCAGAAAAGCTGCGTACCGGTAAGCTTGAAAAGCACGAATGGGAACAGCTAAGTATTAAGGTTAAGAACCTTGAAAAAGCACCATTATATATAGACGATACACCATCGCTTTCTATTTTTGACCTTAGGGCAAAAGCAAGAAGACTTGCATCGCAGTATGGTATCAGGATGATTATTATCGACTACCTTCAGCTGATGACTGCCGGAGGTGCTGCCGGAAAGAACGGAGGTAACCGTGAGCAGGAGATATCAACCATTTCACGAAACCTTAAGGCGCTGGCAAAAGAGCTTAACGTTCCGGTTATTGCACTGTCGCAGCTATCGCGTGCGGTAGAGACCAGGGGATCGAGTAAAAGACCTTTACTGTCTGACCTTAGGGAATCGGGTGCGATTGAGCAGGATGCGGATATCGTATCGTTTATTTATCGACCTGAATACTATAAGATTGATGAATGGGATGATGAGGAAAGATCACCAACACAAGGTCAGGCTGAGTTTATCGTGGCTAAGCACCGTAACGGTGGACTGGATAACATCAGGCTTAAATTCGTCGGTAGTTTAGGTAAGTTTGATAACCTTGACGATTTCGGTTCGCCGTTTGATGAGCTGCCGTCAAGTATGAATGATAACGACAGTACGTCGTTTATTAAAAACCTGCCTTCGGCAAACGATGCTTTTGGCAGTAACATGAACAGCGGAGGAGGAGCGCATGATGATGACGATGTTCCGTTCTAA
- a CDS encoding acetyl-CoA carboxylase carboxyltransferase subunit alpha, translating to MEYLDFELPIKELEDQLDKCTIIGQESDVDVSNTCKQIEKKLEETKKTIYKNLTAWQRVQLSRHPSRPYTMDHINALAEGTFLELFGDRGFKDDKAMVGGLAKIGGQSFMIVGQQKGYNTKTRQYRNFGMANPEGYRKALRLMKMAEKFGIPVVTLVDTPGAYPGLEAEERGQGEAIARNIFEMVRLKTPIITVIVGEGASGGALGIGVGDKVYMLENTWYSVISPESCSSILWRSWEYKEQAAEALKLTSYDMKKQNLIDDIIPEPLGGAHYDRATTFESVKEYILKGYNELKDLSTEELVAQRMDKYSKMGEFKE from the coding sequence ATGGAATATTTAGATTTTGAGCTTCCGATTAAAGAGCTTGAAGACCAATTAGATAAGTGTACTATTATTGGTCAGGAATCGGATGTGGATGTATCTAATACATGTAAGCAAATCGAGAAAAAACTAGAAGAAACAAAAAAGACTATATACAAGAACCTTACAGCGTGGCAAAGGGTTCAGCTTTCAAGACACCCAAGCCGTCCGTATACTATGGATCATATCAATGCGCTGGCTGAAGGTACTTTCTTAGAACTTTTTGGTGACCGCGGCTTTAAAGATGATAAAGCAATGGTAGGCGGACTAGCTAAAATAGGCGGTCAGTCATTCATGATTGTTGGTCAGCAAAAAGGTTACAACACAAAAACAAGGCAATACAGAAACTTTGGTATGGCTAACCCAGAAGGGTACCGTAAGGCATTACGTCTTATGAAAATGGCTGAGAAGTTTGGTATTCCTGTAGTTACTTTAGTAGATACTCCGGGTGCATACCCAGGGCTTGAGGCTGAAGAAAGAGGACAGGGTGAAGCTATTGCAAGAAATATTTTTGAGATGGTACGCCTTAAAACACCTATTATTACCGTTATAGTAGGAGAGGGTGCTTCTGGTGGGGCACTTGGTATAGGTGTGGGAGATAAAGTGTACATGTTAGAAAACACATGGTACTCTGTAATTTCTCCTGAGTCTTGTTCTTCAATCTTATGGAGAAGCTGGGAGTATAAAGAGCAGGCTGCTGAGGCACTTAAGCTTACTTCTTACGACATGAAGAAACAAAACCTTATTGATGATATTATTCCTGAACCGCTGGGTGGTGCTCACTACGATAGAGCAACTACTTTTGAGAGCGTTAAGGAGTACATCTTAAAAGGATATAATGAATTGAAAGACTTATCAACAGAGGAACTTGTTGCGCAAAGGATGGATAAGTATAGTAAAATGGGGGAATTTAAAGAATAA
- a CDS encoding DMT family transporter, whose protein sequence is MLGDKLRSYLHLHFIVFIWGFTAVIGKLITLDALPLVWYRMGIAVILVYLYARFTKTSLKVEWKTLAGFLFAGLIIAMHWFTFFKAIKVSNISVTLACLSTGAFFTSLLEPLLYGRKVIWYEVLFGLFVIGGLYIIFSFEGDYLYGILLALSSAFLSATFSVINGKYAVKYNATQVSFWELLGGVFFLSVYLLFAGSFTTEFFVLTAQDWTWLIVLATFCTAYAFIASVKVMKFLSPYTVMLTINMEPIYGIILALIVFKDNEHMSSAFYFGAAIILTTVILNGVIKNYPKKKLKEI, encoded by the coding sequence ATGCTAGGCGATAAATTAAGGAGTTATTTACATCTCCATTTCATAGTTTTTATTTGGGGCTTTACCGCTGTTATAGGTAAGCTTATTACGCTCGATGCCTTACCGCTGGTTTGGTATAGAATGGGTATTGCCGTAATTCTGGTATACTTATATGCGCGTTTTACAAAAACATCCTTAAAAGTAGAATGGAAAACCCTGGCTGGTTTTTTATTTGCCGGATTAATTATAGCCATGCACTGGTTTACCTTTTTTAAGGCGATAAAAGTCTCTAATATATCGGTAACGCTGGCCTGCCTTTCTACAGGCGCTTTCTTTACCTCGCTTTTGGAACCGTTGCTGTACGGACGGAAAGTTATATGGTATGAGGTGCTGTTTGGCCTTTTTGTTATTGGCGGACTTTATATAATATTCAGTTTTGAGGGTGACTACCTGTACGGAATATTACTGGCATTGTCTTCGGCTTTTCTTTCAGCTACCTTCTCGGTTATAAACGGTAAGTATGCTGTAAAATATAATGCTACACAGGTTTCCTTTTGGGAGCTGTTGGGAGGTGTGTTTTTCCTTTCGGTATACTTGCTGTTTGCAGGAAGCTTTACTACAGAGTTTTTTGTACTTACAGCGCAAGACTGGACATGGCTAATTGTACTGGCTACCTTCTGTACGGCGTATGCTTTTATTGCTTCGGTAAAAGTGATGAAGTTTTTAAGCCCTTATACGGTAATGCTTACCATTAACATGGAACCTATATATGGGATAATTCTTGCATTAATAGTATTTAAAGACAATGAGCACATGAGCTCCGCATTTTATTTTGGTGCGGCTATTATACTTACTACAGTGATACTCAATGGTGTAATAAAGAATTACCCTAAAAAGAAACTTAAAGAGATTTAA
- a CDS encoding LptF/LptG family permease, with product MKIIDWYILKRYLATFFVMLLMFIPIGIVIDVSEKINKILAKNVPFAEVAGYYGDFTLYFANMLFPIFLFLSVIWFTSKLANNTEIIAVLGSGISFMRFLRPYIIGASIISLLALVMGVFFVPKASKGFNDFRYTYLKNNPKIRENEQVYKQINDTQYIYVGTFNYIQNSGSNFNLETFKGEKLVSKINANTITWNPKDSTYLLYGYNKRTVGEMNDKLESEPQKVMKLSFEPDELTPVIYVAETMTLGELNKFIDKEKKRGSGNINSYLVVKYKKYSIPVSAFILTIIAVAVSSMKRRGGMGVNLALGIALAFTFVFFDKVFGTMAEKSSIPPLLAVWFPNVTFGILAIFLLRNARR from the coding sequence GTGAAGATAATAGACTGGTACATTTTAAAAAGATACCTGGCAACATTTTTTGTAATGCTGCTTATGTTTATTCCCATAGGGATTGTTATAGACGTATCGGAGAAAATCAATAAAATACTGGCTAAAAATGTGCCTTTTGCAGAAGTTGCCGGTTATTATGGCGATTTTACCCTGTATTTTGCCAATATGCTTTTCCCTATATTCCTGTTCCTTTCGGTTATCTGGTTTACTTCAAAACTGGCGAATAATACAGAGATTATTGCTGTGTTGGGGTCGGGAATCTCTTTCATGCGATTTTTAAGGCCTTATATTATAGGTGCATCAATTATATCATTACTGGCACTTGTAATGGGTGTGTTTTTTGTACCTAAGGCAAGTAAGGGTTTTAACGACTTTAGGTATACTTATTTAAAGAATAATCCTAAAATTAGGGAAAACGAGCAGGTGTATAAACAGATTAACGATACACAGTATATATATGTAGGTACTTTTAACTACATACAAAACTCAGGCTCTAACTTTAATCTTGAAACCTTTAAGGGTGAAAAGTTGGTGTCAAAAATTAATGCCAACACCATTACCTGGAATCCTAAAGACAGTACATATCTTCTTTATGGTTACAATAAAAGGACTGTTGGGGAAATGAACGATAAGCTAGAGAGTGAGCCGCAAAAGGTTATGAAGCTTTCTTTTGAGCCGGATGAGCTTACTCCGGTAATATATGTAGCAGAGACAATGACACTTGGTGAACTTAATAAGTTTATTGATAAGGAAAAGAAAAGAGGATCGGGTAATATAAACAGTTATCTGGTTGTAAAGTATAAAAAATACAGTATTCCGGTATCGGCATTTATTCTTACTATTATTGCCGTAGCTGTATCTTCCATGAAACGCAGGGGAGGTATGGGGGTTAACCTGGCACTGGGTATTGCACTGGCGTTTACTTTTGTGTTTTTTGATAAGGTATTTGGTACCATGGCCGAGAAATCGAGCATCCCTCCGTTATTGGCAGTATGGTTCCCTAATGTAACTTTTGGTATTTTAGCTATATTCCTCTTACGCAATGCTAGGCGATAA